The following proteins are encoded in a genomic region of Rhizobium sp. NLR16a:
- a CDS encoding MFS transporter, producing the protein MTNENDYLPEPGPTALAPLNNAAFRSIWMAMQIADMGWVVQTLAVSWLLTSSSSPRIVALVLASTTLPAFFVSIIAGAIADNFSRRLLMLAGLSVVAIASILTALSAAFDFTNPWLFLGLNFLAGCGFALYEPGWHASVGDIFHKREIQAAVTLISVGYNTSRSVAPALAGAILAFLCPLSALGFAAVTTLAPIGAVWRNSWPARSSILPPERIATSIQNGLRFTALTPDLRAAIIRATLFGLASSSILSLLPVIAQDRAAGDPMVLGILSAGFGTGACLAGTSSRYLRIMLPQELLMTLAAGACAVCCLALALTSSMILGTIALALGGAGWLITWSGFDGWVQRASPRWVFGRSYSIYYALLSGGIAVGSWIWGTVAEGLSLNSALIWAAAGLFLLAAAGYLMPAHVVVERDQRYSEFRPPELDLNLDPRTGPIISKTEYFIEEADLEIFLRYMRIRRHSMSRAGARGWSLQRDLRKPSKWTETFRTPTWTDYLRLNGRLSLADQEVGQLLVALHVGTPPQLELAIERPI; encoded by the coding sequence ATGACGAACGAAAATGATTACCTTCCGGAGCCAGGCCCAACGGCCCTCGCCCCGCTAAACAATGCGGCGTTTCGATCCATCTGGATGGCCATGCAGATCGCTGATATGGGATGGGTCGTGCAAACGCTTGCTGTCTCTTGGCTGCTCACGAGTTCCTCTTCTCCGCGAATAGTTGCGCTTGTGCTGGCTTCCACAACGTTGCCAGCCTTTTTTGTCTCGATCATCGCCGGAGCCATTGCTGATAATTTCAGCCGCCGTCTGTTGATGCTCGCGGGGCTTTCCGTGGTCGCGATAGCCTCGATTCTGACAGCGCTATCTGCTGCCTTTGACTTTACCAATCCCTGGTTGTTTCTTGGATTGAATTTTCTGGCTGGCTGCGGCTTTGCGCTGTACGAACCCGGTTGGCATGCTTCCGTGGGCGACATCTTTCACAAGCGCGAAATTCAAGCCGCGGTGACGCTAATCTCTGTTGGCTACAATACATCGCGCAGCGTAGCGCCAGCCTTGGCAGGGGCGATCCTGGCATTTCTATGTCCGCTGTCAGCCCTCGGCTTCGCCGCGGTTACCACTTTGGCACCAATCGGCGCGGTGTGGCGCAATAGCTGGCCCGCGCGTTCGTCCATCCTACCTCCTGAACGAATTGCGACCTCAATCCAAAACGGTTTACGCTTCACGGCCCTAACCCCAGATCTAAGGGCGGCGATCATACGCGCCACGCTGTTTGGGCTGGCATCCAGTTCTATCCTTTCGCTTCTGCCAGTGATTGCTCAGGATCGAGCAGCTGGCGATCCTATGGTCTTAGGCATTCTTTCGGCGGGCTTTGGAACGGGCGCGTGCCTCGCTGGAACAAGCAGCCGTTATCTGAGGATCATGCTGCCGCAGGAATTGTTGATGACGCTCGCCGCTGGCGCTTGTGCTGTGTGCTGCCTCGCGCTTGCCCTCACGTCGTCGATGATCCTCGGGACGATAGCGCTGGCCTTGGGGGGTGCCGGTTGGCTTATTACCTGGTCCGGGTTCGATGGTTGGGTACAGCGGGCTAGTCCGAGGTGGGTGTTTGGGCGATCCTACTCAATATATTATGCCCTTCTTAGTGGCGGTATCGCTGTTGGAAGTTGGATTTGGGGGACCGTTGCTGAAGGCCTGTCCCTGAATTCAGCACTCATATGGGCTGCGGCCGGCTTGTTTTTGCTCGCAGCCGCTGGATATCTTATGCCGGCCCATGTCGTGGTGGAAAGAGATCAACGTTACTCGGAATTTCGGCCCCCTGAACTTGATCTCAATTTGGACCCTCGAACCGGCCCCATAATCTCAAAAACAGAATATTTCATCGAAGAGGCCGATCTTGAGATTTTCCTCCGCTATATGCGAATTCGTCGTCATTCTATGAGTCGAGCAGGCGCGCGAGGCTGGAGTCTTCAACGAGATCTTCGAAAGCCGTCAAAGTGGACGGAGACGTTCCGCACTCCAACGTGGACTGACTACCTTCGCCTGAACGGCAGGCTTTCTCTCGCCGATCAGGAGGTTGGTCAGTTGCTTGTCGCGCTGCATGTGGGTACGCCGCCCCAGCTCGAGCTTGCAATTGAGCGACCAATCTAG
- the hisD gene encoding histidinol dehydrogenase, which produces MTPRFDALKSKFIQIKQPVRDAVSDTAQVENTVKDIIANVRERGDAAIREYSIAFDKVDVTSFEVTEEEKLKVVADLEPQTREDTEFAIANVRRFAKAQLGTILPLEIESLPGLHLGHRVIPIETVGCYVPGGRYPLLSAPVMTIVPAKVAGCDQVIACLPPNAHPAMIAGCHLAGADRIFRVGGAQAIAAMAYGTETIPAVDKIVGPGNAFVNEAKRQVFGKVGIDQLAGPSEIFVVADETANAFTIATDLLAQAEHDVRTRVGVVTTDRNLAEGILIEVEKQLQNLPTAPVAGVAWNHYGEITVVEDEETMIAYSDHIATEHLQVHTRDPHATAKKLRNYGSIFIGDLASVVYSDKCCGTNHTLPTMGAGRYTGGLWVGSYVKVATHQWLDERGVAAVAPAATRQSATERLEGHRRAAALRLSPNQFAAK; this is translated from the coding sequence ATGACACCGCGTTTTGATGCGCTGAAAAGCAAGTTCATCCAGATCAAACAACCGGTCCGAGACGCCGTTTCCGATACGGCTCAGGTTGAAAACACCGTTAAGGATATTATTGCGAATGTCCGCGAGCGTGGCGATGCAGCGATCCGCGAATATTCCATCGCTTTCGACAAGGTCGATGTCACGAGCTTCGAGGTCACAGAAGAGGAGAAGCTGAAAGTTGTCGCCGATCTAGAGCCGCAGACGCGCGAAGATACCGAGTTTGCAATTGCTAACGTGCGCCGCTTTGCTAAGGCGCAGCTCGGCACCATTCTACCACTCGAAATCGAGAGCCTTCCCGGTCTCCACCTTGGTCACCGTGTGATCCCAATCGAAACGGTTGGCTGCTATGTGCCCGGCGGTCGTTACCCGCTTCTGTCGGCTCCGGTGATGACAATCGTGCCGGCTAAGGTCGCGGGCTGCGACCAAGTCATTGCGTGCCTGCCCCCCAACGCTCACCCTGCAATGATAGCGGGTTGCCATCTAGCCGGCGCCGACCGAATCTTCCGCGTTGGTGGCGCGCAAGCCATCGCCGCCATGGCATATGGCACTGAGACGATCCCAGCGGTCGACAAGATTGTCGGTCCAGGCAACGCCTTCGTCAACGAAGCGAAGCGCCAGGTATTCGGCAAGGTGGGTATCGACCAGCTCGCCGGGCCAAGCGAAATTTTTGTCGTCGCTGATGAAACGGCAAATGCATTCACGATTGCCACGGATCTGCTTGCCCAAGCCGAGCACGATGTTCGTACGCGAGTTGGTGTCGTTACTACCGACCGCAATCTCGCTGAAGGAATTCTCATCGAAGTCGAGAAACAACTGCAAAACCTGCCGACGGCTCCGGTGGCAGGCGTGGCTTGGAATCACTACGGCGAGATTACTGTCGTCGAAGACGAAGAGACAATGATCGCCTACTCTGATCACATTGCGACCGAGCATTTGCAGGTCCACACCCGTGACCCGCACGCGACCGCGAAGAAGCTTCGAAACTACGGCTCGATTTTCATTGGCGACCTTGCCAGCGTTGTCTATTCCGACAAATGCTGTGGCACGAATCACACTCTGCCGACTATGGGTGCGGGGCGCTACACGGGCGGCCTCTGGGTGGGCTCCTACGTGAAGGTAGCAACCCATCAATGGCTTGACGAACGCGGGGTCGCCGCAGTTGCTCCGGCAGCTACTCGTCAAAGTGCAACTGAAAGGCTCGAAGGACATAGGCGTGCCGCAGCACTTCGCCTCAGCCCCAACCAGTTCGCTGCAAAGTGA
- a CDS encoding Xaa-Pro peptidase family protein, translating to MAMPQGPQVFPRSEYLRRLAAVKAEMVRREISALMVVVPANITYLTGYTAKSGYVPQGLIVALNNEEPTFITRRMDAPAAIHQMFVDRSGVIGYPESLIANPEKDGWDALIDHLLEAGFGEANIGIEEQSLSTRTVEKFRARVPAAKIVDFSNTVCWIRGIKSDLEIALMREAAAIADAGMLRAAEVIRPGVSEADAAAETIAQLVRGTGGKHGTDAAGFTLCASPRTSTAHISWAEDHFRDGSQINIELAGVRHGYTSALMRTFSIGKPSDLLQRLHEGEVAGLEAALAAVKPGATCGDVATAFNETLGRFGFEKESRCGYAIGIDWTEPTASFKVGDPTILKPNMTFHLMLGNWIGEDLGYAISETLRVTDSGAETFSTLPREIFQI from the coding sequence ATGGCAATGCCACAGGGACCGCAGGTTTTTCCACGAAGCGAGTATTTGAGGCGCTTAGCTGCCGTAAAAGCCGAAATGGTGCGGCGCGAAATCAGTGCTCTGATGGTGGTCGTGCCTGCCAACATCACCTACCTCACTGGCTACACCGCCAAGTCCGGCTATGTGCCACAAGGTCTAATCGTCGCGCTCAACAATGAGGAACCAACCTTCATCACACGCCGCATGGACGCGCCAGCTGCGATACATCAAATGTTTGTCGATCGCAGCGGGGTTATAGGCTACCCCGAGAGCCTCATCGCAAATCCTGAAAAAGATGGCTGGGATGCGCTCATCGACCACTTGCTGGAAGCTGGGTTCGGAGAGGCCAATATCGGGATCGAAGAACAAAGCCTATCAACTCGGACGGTTGAAAAATTCCGTGCACGGGTGCCAGCAGCGAAAATCGTGGATTTTAGCAATACCGTTTGCTGGATCCGCGGGATCAAATCCGATTTGGAAATCGCGCTCATGCGCGAAGCGGCGGCTATCGCTGATGCGGGGATGTTGCGCGCAGCCGAGGTAATCCGTCCGGGTGTCAGTGAGGCTGACGCCGCAGCAGAAACTATTGCGCAGCTTGTTAGAGGGACGGGAGGTAAGCACGGCACCGATGCGGCTGGCTTCACTCTTTGTGCTTCGCCGCGAACATCGACTGCACATATCTCATGGGCGGAAGATCATTTCCGAGATGGTTCGCAGATCAATATCGAACTCGCTGGGGTTCGACATGGTTATACTTCAGCCCTGATGCGAACATTTTCGATCGGCAAGCCGTCTGATCTTTTGCAGCGACTCCATGAAGGGGAGGTGGCGGGCCTTGAGGCTGCTCTCGCTGCTGTGAAACCAGGCGCGACCTGTGGGGACGTTGCCACCGCGTTCAACGAAACGTTGGGAAGATTCGGTTTTGAGAAGGAATCCCGATGTGGCTATGCCATCGGCATTGACTGGACCGAACCGACAGCGAGCTTTAAGGTTGGAGATCCCACTATCTTGAAGCCGAACATGACGTTTCACCTGATGTTGGGTAACTGGATTGGCGAAGATCTCGGTTACGCAATCAGCGAAACACTTCGGGTTACGGATTCTGGCGCTGAAACGTTCAGCACCCTGCCACGAGAGATCTTCCAGATCTAG
- a CDS encoding ABC transporter permease subunit yields the protein MQRLQRLVQAPFTLVFPALVILLAVFGIPTIQLFLESVNAPNFSLQNYTSFLGQYANIKVLFQTLEISAIVTLVCLLIGYPTAYLISTAGKRARIVLVVLVVIPYLTSALARTYSWIVILGDNGLINSILMDVGLISNPKPLIYNRIAVYIGMVHIMLPMMILPLVSVMMGINTSLIAAAKSMGARKSTAFWRVYFPLSISGVRSGSLLVFVICLGFYITPAALGGLGDAMLSTFIASQVATGFNMGSVSASSFVLLAITIVLLSIFGLNLSGGQDPAPKVRKRWPERAGILQMIRTYLNELSVASRAKRWPVELYQATDDLGLSCFAAPAFLTIVILFLLFPEIVVIVMSFSDGATLQFPPTALSLRWYVSFFSDFSWYGAAWVSVKIGLWVTFLSTIVGTLAAYGLSRVRSDLRSTITMVVLTPITIPVIVVAVASYFGLANLGLIGTETGIILAHAIGAISYVVVIVAATLANFDRRLEQAALSMGARPLKTFIRVTLPLIRPGILGGALFAFIHSFDEVVSTSLVSGYSVRTLPLKMWENIRNEIDPTVAAVASLLTLLPILWMIVLYVTWWRARAPLGAPLDVQA from the coding sequence ATGCAACGACTTCAGAGACTGGTACAAGCGCCATTCACCTTGGTATTCCCGGCTCTTGTCATACTCCTCGCGGTGTTTGGGATACCGACAATACAGCTGTTTCTAGAGAGCGTTAACGCACCCAACTTCAGCCTTCAGAACTACACGTCCTTCCTAGGACAGTACGCCAATATCAAGGTGCTTTTCCAGACGCTGGAGATCAGTGCGATCGTCACCCTCGTTTGCCTTCTGATCGGTTACCCGACGGCTTATCTCATCTCAACGGCTGGAAAACGGGCGCGCATAGTTCTCGTGGTGCTGGTCGTCATTCCTTATCTCACTAGCGCGCTGGCCCGTACATACTCCTGGATCGTCATTCTTGGCGACAATGGCTTAATCAACAGTATCCTTATGGATGTTGGTCTTATCTCCAACCCGAAGCCTCTCATCTACAATCGTATTGCAGTCTATATCGGGATGGTCCACATCATGCTGCCAATGATGATCCTTCCACTTGTCAGCGTGATGATGGGAATCAATACATCGCTAATTGCTGCCGCAAAAAGCATGGGCGCGAGAAAGTCCACGGCGTTCTGGCGGGTGTACTTTCCCTTGAGCATATCTGGCGTACGCAGCGGATCGCTGCTGGTGTTTGTCATCTGCCTCGGTTTCTACATAACGCCGGCGGCGTTGGGCGGCCTGGGCGATGCGATGCTTTCGACCTTCATCGCGTCCCAGGTGGCCACTGGCTTCAACATGGGTTCTGTAAGCGCGTCATCGTTCGTGCTTCTAGCAATCACCATCGTCCTGCTGTCGATTTTTGGCCTTAACCTCTCAGGAGGGCAAGATCCCGCACCGAAAGTCAGAAAGAGATGGCCGGAGCGTGCTGGGATCCTTCAAATGATCCGTACTTATTTGAACGAGCTCTCTGTCGCCTCCAGAGCCAAGCGATGGCCCGTGGAATTGTATCAGGCCACGGATGACCTGGGTTTGTCCTGCTTTGCTGCACCAGCGTTCCTAACGATCGTGATTTTGTTCCTGCTATTTCCGGAGATCGTCGTCATCGTCATGTCCTTCAGCGATGGTGCGACATTGCAGTTTCCGCCGACCGCGCTGTCGCTGCGGTGGTATGTATCGTTCTTCAGCGACTTTTCCTGGTACGGGGCCGCTTGGGTAAGCGTCAAGATCGGCCTGTGGGTCACTTTCTTGTCAACGATAGTCGGAACGCTAGCAGCCTACGGACTTAGCCGCGTAAGGTCCGATTTACGCAGCACCATCACCATGGTTGTCCTGACGCCGATCACCATTCCGGTTATCGTTGTTGCCGTCGCCAGCTACTTCGGCTTAGCCAATCTTGGCCTTATCGGCACAGAGACTGGGATCATTCTAGCACATGCAATCGGAGCAATTAGCTACGTGGTCGTCATCGTGGCGGCAACGCTTGCCAACTTTGACAGGCGGCTTGAGCAAGCTGCACTGAGCATGGGCGCTCGGCCTTTGAAGACGTTCATAAGAGTTACGCTACCGCTTATCCGGCCGGGCATCCTTGGCGGCGCCCTGTTCGCCTTCATCCATTCATTTGATGAGGTCGTTTCTACATCACTAGTGAGTGGTTACTCGGTCCGAACTTTACCGCTGAAAATGTGGGAGAATATCCGCAACGAGATCGATCCCACCGTTGCGGCTGTTGCATCGCTGCTCACGCTTTTGCCGATACTGTGGATGATCGTCCTTTATGTCACTTGGTGGAGGGCCCGAGCACCGTTGGGTGCGCCGTTAGATGTCCAAGCTTAG
- a CDS encoding ABC transporter ATP-binding protein: MTPPATLRSDAAPPLRLADHTNIEDQSLESSSSAQIEFRDVTKMYGPIAAVSQLSLSIRCGEFLTILGPSGSGKTTALMMLAGFESPTKGDILISGKSVAAVPSYRRDQGIVFQSYALFPHLTVRRNLEFPLEMRGVNARDRMSRVDRMLKRVHLEAFGERMPSQLSGGQQQRVALARALIADAPILLLDEPLGALDRNLREQMQGEIKALHREFGKTTICVTHDQEEALTLSDRIVVMRGGRIEQLDTPEALYDRPATRFVANFLGEANMLDSPEFGFEKEANPGTVPMIRPERVRIAAERATPLSDRDKRCVAIGTVEDMIYAGPLRKYQVRVGTILLVVREHVASAQETFRLGDTVRLDWLRVDVRSLGE, encoded by the coding sequence ATGACACCTCCCGCTACATTACGCTCGGACGCCGCGCCTCCATTGAGGCTGGCGGACCACACAAATATCGAGGATCAGAGCTTGGAAAGCAGCAGTTCCGCTCAGATAGAGTTTCGCGACGTCACCAAGATGTACGGTCCTATTGCTGCGGTTAGTCAACTCTCACTTTCCATTCGTTGCGGTGAGTTTCTCACCATTCTTGGTCCCAGTGGTTCCGGAAAAACCACGGCTCTTATGATGCTGGCCGGATTTGAATCGCCGACCAAAGGTGACATTCTAATCTCCGGGAAGTCGGTGGCGGCCGTGCCTTCGTACCGACGAGATCAAGGGATCGTCTTTCAAAGCTACGCGCTTTTTCCCCACCTCACGGTACGACGGAACCTGGAATTCCCGCTTGAAATGCGGGGCGTTAACGCCAGAGATCGCATGTCGCGTGTCGACCGGATGCTAAAGCGCGTCCATCTCGAAGCTTTCGGTGAACGAATGCCTTCGCAACTAAGCGGTGGACAGCAGCAGAGGGTGGCGTTGGCGCGGGCTCTGATCGCTGATGCCCCGATTCTCTTATTGGACGAACCGCTCGGAGCGCTTGACAGGAACCTTCGTGAGCAGATGCAAGGCGAGATCAAAGCTCTCCATCGCGAGTTTGGGAAGACGACAATTTGCGTAACGCACGATCAGGAGGAAGCTCTGACGCTCTCCGATCGGATCGTCGTTATGCGAGGCGGCCGGATCGAACAATTAGATACACCTGAAGCGCTCTACGACCGCCCCGCAACGCGCTTTGTCGCGAATTTCCTCGGTGAGGCGAACATGTTGGATAGTCCTGAATTCGGTTTCGAGAAAGAGGCCAATCCTGGGACTGTGCCAATGATTAGGCCCGAACGCGTTCGGATCGCTGCGGAGCGCGCCACGCCGCTTTCAGATCGAGACAAGCGATGTGTGGCCATCGGTACTGTTGAAGACATGATTTATGCCGGTCCGCTGAGAAAATATCAGGTACGGGTCGGCACTATTCTGCTTGTTGTGCGGGAACATGTTGCGTCTGCTCAGGAAACTTTCCGGCTTGGCGATACCGTCCGACTTGATTGGCTGCGCGTTGACGTCCGATCGCTGGGCGAATGA
- a CDS encoding cupin domain-containing protein, translating to MPKIGSKLHELRRRRNLGVRELAARSGISHSTISLIERDKMSPSIDTLSAVLEALGTTMPGFFSDLQSTLPYSPFYTAADLAEIGNVDTISYRVIGLDHPNRQLLMLHERYAPGADTGEGFSHAAQEAGMVLSGMVEVTVGDKKRVLKPGDGYYFDSRLPHRFRNVDDGQSEILSAITPPTY from the coding sequence ATGCCCAAGATTGGGAGCAAGCTGCACGAACTGCGCCGTCGACGTAACTTGGGTGTCAGAGAGCTGGCCGCGCGTTCAGGGATTTCTCATTCAACCATTTCGCTGATCGAACGTGACAAGATGAGCCCTTCGATCGATACACTCAGCGCAGTGCTTGAAGCCTTGGGTACGACAATGCCCGGTTTCTTTTCTGATTTACAATCAACCCTGCCATATTCACCATTCTACACAGCGGCTGATCTAGCTGAGATTGGAAACGTTGATACGATTTCGTACCGCGTGATCGGACTGGACCACCCAAACAGACAGCTCCTGATGTTGCACGAGCGCTATGCGCCTGGTGCAGACACAGGGGAGGGGTTTTCACACGCGGCTCAGGAGGCTGGGATGGTGCTATCGGGGATGGTTGAAGTCACGGTTGGAGACAAAAAACGAGTGCTCAAGCCAGGCGACGGATATTATTTCGATAGCCGTCTTCCTCACCGCTTTCGCAACGTCGATGATGGACAGAGCGAAATTCTCAGCGCGATCACGCCGCCTACATATTGA
- a CDS encoding ABC transporter substrate-binding protein: MNILINRRRFMQASSAIAVGALAAPAVSASAQARGELRVLTYGGQLGKIVIDAYAKPFEAETGITVIPVTQDFELAQLELMQKTNSISIDVGPMGSGAALQADKKGYLEKIDYSMFRKEDVEGLLPTVKQDFGVGFFFYSLNLVYNTKKYPADKPRPSNWAEFWDVQKFPGVRYMVSGQYGNEGPWEEALLADGVSPDKLYPMDIDRIFASLDKIKPHVRKWWTSGSEIQQVMLSGSGDLMQAYDGRAAHSIAQGAALEMSRSQAKLTCDYWVIPKNAANAQNAQKFVEFVSRAENQANFAKLYPEGPTNKNAFKLLTEEIGLTLPSHPSNVQKAILLNGPWYSEVGSDGLSNMQQLVQRWSEWVLR; this comes from the coding sequence ATGAACATTCTGATCAATCGCCGTCGTTTTATGCAAGCTTCTTCTGCAATCGCAGTCGGCGCTCTGGCTGCTCCCGCCGTCAGCGCGTCCGCGCAGGCAAGGGGCGAGCTCCGCGTGTTGACCTACGGTGGACAACTTGGAAAAATTGTGATCGACGCTTACGCAAAGCCGTTCGAGGCCGAAACGGGTATCACTGTAATACCGGTTACGCAAGACTTTGAGCTCGCTCAGCTTGAGTTGATGCAGAAGACCAACAGTATCAGCATTGACGTGGGTCCGATGGGGAGTGGAGCGGCGCTTCAGGCTGACAAAAAAGGCTACCTTGAAAAGATTGACTACTCCATGTTCAGAAAGGAGGATGTCGAAGGGCTCCTGCCAACTGTAAAGCAGGATTTTGGCGTCGGCTTCTTCTTCTACTCGCTCAATCTGGTCTACAATACCAAAAAATATCCTGCTGATAAGCCGCGCCCCAGCAATTGGGCGGAATTCTGGGACGTCCAGAAATTTCCGGGCGTGCGCTATATGGTTTCAGGACAATATGGAAACGAGGGCCCTTGGGAAGAAGCCCTTCTGGCAGACGGTGTTTCACCAGACAAACTTTACCCCATGGACATCGATCGCATTTTCGCCAGCTTGGACAAGATCAAGCCTCACGTTCGCAAATGGTGGACCTCTGGGTCGGAGATTCAGCAAGTCATGCTCAGTGGCTCTGGCGACTTGATGCAAGCCTACGATGGCAGGGCAGCACATTCCATCGCCCAAGGCGCCGCGCTTGAGATGAGCCGCAGCCAAGCGAAACTGACATGTGATTATTGGGTAATCCCAAAAAATGCGGCGAACGCGCAGAACGCACAGAAGTTCGTCGAATTTGTCTCCCGCGCTGAGAATCAAGCGAACTTCGCTAAGCTCTACCCTGAGGGCCCGACCAACAAGAACGCGTTCAAGTTGCTGACAGAGGAAATCGGGCTCACGCTTCCCAGCCATCCCAGCAACGTCCAAAAAGCGATTCTATTGAACGGTCCGTGGTATTCTGAGGTGGGCTCCGACGGGCTTTCGAACATGCAGCAACTCGTACAGCGCTGGAGCGAATGGGTCCTTCGCTGA
- a CDS encoding M20 family metallopeptidase → MTRSPTVLTNDLLSREEREAVIEMRHAMHREPELSNQETKTQKRIIEALRRFGLDGAKTFHNTGVYVDIEGLAPGPIRSIALRGDIDALPIHESRDDLPYQSQTPGVMHACGHDMHASIALGTALAFHRMRQSFSGKLRVIFQPAEEAEPLGGRSVAEEGLLVGFDAAVGFHVDTDIPAGSFGACAGAVTKSSEQFELNIIGTMAHGAESYAGVDAITIAGAFINEVQKVVSREMPVDDGAIITIGTIHGGEATNIICPSVVMTGTIRTSSPERRNLLIQRVREVAEGVAATHRGRVEFSCQSGEPAVVNDAGMVERFRQIVIRSAGEDKYLQVKPSSGSDDFGFYSGCVPSVYFQFGSREPGNETGVHTPTFGASDKILIPTAELAIQYCWELLHD, encoded by the coding sequence ATGACCCGTAGCCCGACAGTGCTCACGAACGATCTGCTCTCCCGTGAGGAGCGTGAAGCCGTTATCGAAATGCGGCATGCAATGCATCGCGAACCAGAGTTATCAAACCAGGAGACTAAAACGCAGAAGCGGATCATCGAAGCGTTGAGGCGATTTGGACTGGATGGAGCTAAGACGTTTCACAATACCGGTGTCTATGTCGATATTGAAGGCCTGGCTCCCGGCCCAATACGTTCGATCGCCTTGCGAGGCGACATAGACGCGCTGCCCATTCACGAAAGTCGTGACGATCTTCCCTATCAGTCGCAAACCCCAGGCGTTATGCACGCGTGTGGGCATGACATGCATGCCTCGATCGCACTTGGAACGGCTTTGGCGTTTCACCGGATGCGACAGAGCTTCTCCGGCAAATTGCGAGTGATTTTTCAGCCCGCGGAAGAGGCAGAGCCGCTCGGCGGACGGAGTGTCGCGGAAGAGGGGTTGTTGGTCGGGTTCGACGCCGCGGTCGGTTTTCATGTCGACACCGATATTCCTGCAGGATCCTTTGGCGCCTGTGCCGGCGCAGTGACAAAATCCTCTGAACAATTCGAGCTGAATATCATCGGCACAATGGCGCATGGCGCGGAGTCATACGCGGGCGTTGACGCCATCACAATAGCGGGGGCCTTCATCAACGAGGTTCAAAAGGTAGTGTCACGCGAGATGCCCGTCGATGACGGGGCAATCATCACCATTGGCACCATTCACGGGGGTGAGGCTACGAATATCATCTGCCCTTCAGTTGTTATGACAGGAACGATCCGGACCAGCAGTCCTGAGCGGCGGAACCTCTTGATCCAGAGGGTTCGTGAGGTCGCCGAGGGTGTGGCTGCTACGCACCGCGGCCGGGTGGAATTCAGCTGTCAGTCCGGCGAACCTGCCGTCGTCAATGACGCAGGGATGGTCGAGCGTTTTCGTCAGATCGTCATCCGATCCGCCGGAGAAGATAAATATTTGCAGGTAAAACCGAGCTCTGGCAGCGATGACTTCGGTTTTTACTCTGGTTGCGTACCCTCGGTCTACTTTCAGTTTGGTAGCAGAGAGCCTGGAAATGAAACGGGGGTACACACGCCGACCTTCGGAGCATCGGACAAAATCCTCATTCCTACCGCCGAGCTTGCCATCCAATATTGTTGGGAGCTCCTGCATGATTGA